A stretch of DNA from Sugiyamaella lignohabitans strain CBS 10342 chromosome B, complete sequence:
TGGTTTGTTGTACATGTTGCTACCCGACGGCTGCCAATATTCAATCATCCCAAGACTGTCAACGGAAATAACACAATCATAGAGGGAGTTATAGGCTAGCAGGGTCACAGGGGCTTTATGTATCTTATCTGCTACTCTTACTGGCTTATAGTCTTGGCCACTGACGTTACCGACTTCGCCTTCAGAATCTTGGTTGCCACTTTTCTCGATATCATAGATGTAAATTGATGAACTGTTCTCGACTGAAACTGCTATCAATGATCCACCAGACCCACGTCCCTGGATCCAACATATATTTGAAGGCACTATAGAAACTTCAAGAATGTTGATCATATCTAAACTGTAGACGTCGAAAATCTTGATTGTTTTATCACCCCCTATTGTTAACAGAAGTCTGCTATCCGTCGAGAAGATAGCCTTTCTAATTGCACTCTTGTGAGCTAGGAATTGTTTAACAAATTGTAttccatcttcattatcagtCTTCTGCCAAAATTTTAAATATCCGTCGCTCGAACCTGTCGCAATTATACCGGAGCGAGACGATTCAGGTTGAATAACAATAGTGGTAATCTGTGATTTATGCATAAAAGACTTTGAGTATCTTTGGGAAGAAGGAAGATTCTCCAAATAcaatttttcatttttcaatCGTCGGCGCCTTTTCTGCTTTGTAGCTGGTGCAAGAGAAGGGCCAtactcatcatcagaagaGTCTGAGCTGGAATCTTCAGCTTTTCTCTTACTCATAGACGAATCCACATTCATGTGTTGCCCATTTGAGATAGGAGTGGGCTCCGATTCCGAGACCatagtattattattattattattattattataatgTTCTATCTGTGTAGCACAAATCTATCTACTTGAATTTGGGAAGAGCCCTAACctctatcttatcttttgaaattGGGCATGTTTACCTATAGCAGTTTCCAGTAAGTTATCCCTCTCGGTAATCTAATAACCTATACAAAATAGTGTTTTGTGAAGCACAATAAACTCTCTTGGATGATTAAAGATCACAAATTTGGTTGTTAAATCACCTAGTGGCGTGATACAGTTTGCCACAATAGTGCTTCGGGTTAACAATCCTGAAAATATTAGTATAACAATTATAATTACCCGACCACTTTATGCACCTTATAGATATCGGTTTTCAATTACACCGGGAGCGGACTGAAAATATGCACTGGTCCGAGCATCTGTGTGGTCATATCATGCATTTACCCCGGAAATTCAACCTATCTGTTTACAGTCGGCGGTCAAATTTGCCCGAGACGGAATTCTCTCACAGATAAACCCCTATTCCTCGGCCGTATTTTACACCTAAAATGTTTTCAAGAGAAATCAGTTCACCCGAAATAGGGATTCCGATATGTAACGGATCATGTTTTTCCCTTCGGATTTGAATTAAGTATAGTTGGAGTGGGAAATCAGACGCTGCATCTCGCCCCGCGGAGTATAATACAGCCTCGGCTAGTAGATCGATGAAGTTTAAGTAAAAGTATAAAGTCGATATAAAGTTGTTTCTCAAAAAATACTTTGTTAATTTCAATCCAAACcaacagaaaaataatgTCACCAAATCTTCCTATTACATTTCCTCTGGGTTCTGAGGAAAAACTCCTTCGCGTCTCAACTACTGAGGGTTACAATCTCGTTGAGTACACCAGTGCTCCTGACAATCGTTACACACCTGAATTTATCGATGCTTATCTCGAAGCCTTAGCATTTATTCGGATTCACTTGGAGCCCAAAGTTCTCATCACTACTTCGGTGTTTCCCAAGTTTTTCTCAAATGgacttgattttgagaGGGCCATTGTCACAGAGGGCTTCATGCCGGACAGATACTACCGTTTGATGAGAGCTGTAATGGAATTTCCTCAGCCTACAATTGCGGTTGTCAATGGCCATGCCTTTGCAGCTGGGTTCATGATTGCCGCTTGTCACGACTTCCGAATTATGAATCCAAATAAAGGATATCTCTGTATGAATGAAGTTGAGTTTGGAGCTCCTATCTTACCGCCGATGATGTCAATTTATAGAGTTAAATTTGGTACTGCAATCACTCAAAAGATTACTTTGCAAGCTCACAGATTTACAGCCAAAGAGGCTCTAGCAAACAAGCTTATCGATGGATTAGGGGGAATGGAAGAGGGTATTGCTTTAGCTGAAAAGCTGTCAAAGTTTGCAAATGCTGTTTCATATGCTGCCATCCGGAAGGAACTTCTTAAAGAAGTTATTACTGACACACTCTCATTCGAACAAGATACTGAGAGACTCACCCAAAGACAGGAGCTGGAGGATGATTACTATGAAAAGAAGGGTGCTGAGatagaaaagaaactggcTAAACTTTAAGTAAGTTTTCAAATAGGAAATATACtcgttaataaataattcaagGCGAAGATGCCTAGGCTTTTACATGCATAAATATTACAGTCTATCATCAGTGTCAAGACTGCGAGACCGAATCGATGTCATTTCCAGTCCCAAGAACTGTCTTGTTCTGCTCCTACTAGGGCGCCTTTGCATTTGCGCACTATTCTGCTCGGTTGTAGTCTCGATgttctctttcttggtAGACTCGTTACTAGACTCAACAACCAAGTTTTCGGTTAACGGCAGGAAATCCGTATTAACTGGATCACCGTTATTATAGTCTGGCTGGGTATCAGGAGCCTGTTCTTGACAATCATCACTTTCTACTTTTCGGGTTGGTATGCTAGAATCAGAAGTTGTTGTAATAATTTTAGGTATaggctgttgctgatggttGAAATAATCATTGGACTCGCGATTTCCAAAAGGGGCACTTGAAGGGGTCAATTCAACTTTCGTTGGTGAGGTAGCCATATTATAGGGATCCAAAAGAGGTGATGTCCCACTGGAACGGGAAACGTACGTTACGGGGCAGTTTCCAGTAGCCCGATCTTTTGCGAGAATTTCATTCAATGCTCTTGTCAGCTTGAACATTGAATGAGTGCCAGAATCGCTGCCCTCCGATAACATTGACACAGGCGATTTCGATGATTCTCTAGAAATTGATCCATTTAATGACCCTCTCCATCCGTGAAGTTTTCTTAGCTTTGCAGTTGCTTGGTCGAGGTCCATTACACCTTCAATTAGTTCAAATGCACTCAGCAAATCTTCTTCCGTCACTGGGGTGATGCAGTCAGCTGTGTTCTCCTCAGTTGATAACAAGAGATCTTGTCCTTGGCATGTAACCCAAGGATGATCTCTAATCTGATCCATCTTTATTCTTTGTAGAGGGTCTTTTTCGAGAAGCCGTAACAATAAGTCTTTCAAAAATTCATCGcattcatcatcatcatcaaatcTAGGGCTAGTCGTAAGAATTTCGTAGTATAGGTCTGTAACCGTATCGGCCTGAAACGGTAAAAATCCAAACCGCATGTAATACAATAGAACCCCCATAGACCATATATCAGCAGCTCGCCCATATATGATTCTGTTAACTTGTGAGGGTTCCCCTACTCCATTGAGATAGATAAGTTCTGGTGCCATATAAGCAGGACTGCCGGCAGTCTTTTTAATAACGTCATTCCCTTTCTCAAACATTTCTGAAAcaccaaaatcaacaattttcacaacatcatcttcactgACAAGGACATTGTCAGCCTTAATATCTCGATGGATGATGCCCTGTGAGTGCAAATACTCAACCCCAAGGATCATATCTCTAAAGTATAATCGGCATTGTTCCTCAGAATAATGGCCACTTGGATGCTCTTCCTTATTAACTGGCATTATGACACCTTTCTCGCAGTATTCCAGTATGATGTAGAGCAAATCCCCATGTGGGTCATCGAGAACCTCCACTAGATTGACAATATTTAAATGATCGAGTTTCTTCATGATGGCTACCTCGTGACGAATCAGGTTGATGGGGTTGGAAGGGTCAAAACTATcggacgaagaagaaggttgtTGTGGGGTTGCGGTTCTTGGAGGGGGCCTCCCTCTCATGCCCTTTCTCCTCAATTGCATAAGTTCAGTTCGATTCAACTTTTTCAGTCTTTGCTTAGAATATTCCTTGATCGCATAACGGgtgtttgtgtttttgtCAATCGCTAGTCTTACGGATCCAAAAGACCCATTTCCGATTACTTCATTCACGGTGTATTGATTGATAGAAGATCCCGTCTCGTCCTCTCTGTAACTGGCATTCAGTGTTTCCTTGATTTCTCTGGGCATTTGGTTCGGAAGACGGAACTGGTGTCTTGTAGGGCTTAATGTAGAAGATGCAGGAGATGAGTGAAATCTCAGAAGAGCAGGTCGTACCAAAGGAGCCAACGCGGATGGTCTATGAATATCTCTCTCTTGAGGGACTCCGCTTAATGGAGGATAATTTTCGCTATCACTGTCATTGGCAGTACCGCTCCCAGTACCACTACCACTTGCGCTAGAACTTCCGCTTCTTCCACTATCATAATCTGATTGAGACATACGACCCAAAAACGATGGCTCGTTCAATATAATATGAGTTGACGAACTATTAGATTGAACAAATACGGTCGGCCCGCTAGGTTTGTTCGTGGTGCCGCTATTGCTGGTGATTGCATTGTCACTAGTCACAGATGCACTATTTGAATTGCTGCTCTCAGAATTGCCGGAGTTACTAGGGGCAGCataatcatcatcaccgAGTTTTGTTTCTATTGACAATTTACTCGGTAGTCTTCCCGTTCTATGCATAGTTGAACCAGACCTGAATATCAACGTGTATCACTTAGAAATGGTATTTTACTTAGTATACACCTCAATCGAACCCAAACAAACAGGACACACCGGTGTCTCGCGGTAATATATACCGGAACGAGTGACTAGAAGGCCAAAAGAGAATCTAAACGCCCTAGCTGGAATGGAGGTCGTGGTATAATTTTCCGATTGACCTGCGAGACAGTGAACTCAGAGATTAACACACACCCTAACCTGCACGTACTCGTTAtatgaaatgaaaatggaaaCGAACTGCAGTTGACCGAAGTGTtccaaaatataataatttttgAATGCGAGCGTTGAAATTATAAGGGAATTGCTAATTCTAATATCACCAGAATATCACATAAACCTAAAAGAATGTTTATATAATTTACTATATTTAGACTTGTTAGATTTGGCACTTTCAAGTAGACCAAAAGGAGATGTCTGGGTGTGTACCCGTTGGTACATGTGTATATAATGTGGGTACAACTAGAACAGGACAGGATTAATAAAGCATCCCACTTGTATAGAAAAATAGTATATACATTTACCACTGAAGTATCAAGCTAAAGAGGTTCTTATCATTTTGTTATAGCGAATCATTTTGTTATAAAGCATACATGTATAAATATTTGGTAATGAGACTGCTCTCCTCTACACCAtctcaaaacaaaaaaaaatcgaaaatTTCTATGCTTTATTAACTTAAGAATTGATATAATTTAGTCTAGATTAGTTTATATATGTTGTAACTCAATCAAATAGTCTGTACTAAGTTAACTAATATTTTCTCTATGCTataattgctttttgatTACCTAGTATAGAAGTGATCAGGTAGCTTATGCAGGGAGATTTATTATACCTGCGTGGTCTGTTCATAAGCTCGCAGAACCGCCTGTACATTAGGcgagaataataataatcttTGAGCAGATACATCGGACTGACTAGGGTACTACCCCAGTCAGTGATTTAACCCACTTTCACACATTACAAAACAAGTCGTTATCTCATATCTTAAAAAAACTAATATATAATCTATCACAGATGACCGATTTACAATCTGGAGCGTTAGTTATTCCTATTATTGCTTGAAATATCTGTTACGGAATGGATTAAGAGCACctgaaaagaaacaaataGATGAAAAAATTGTCAAGACATGAAAATTTGAGAAAAAGTTTTGATAACCTGTGAAACAAAGAAGAATGGTTCGGCTAGGTGTGATGATCTATTATCCCTGTTACTTACTTTGAAGCACTGTTGACAATGAAATCAACTCCCTTGCTGATATTGCCCGACAAACCTTCAACGGCAACAGAAAGGAGTTTCTTTTCAGAGTCGGAGATTCCACTAAGAACGTCAACGACCTTAGTTGCTCCTGAAGGGCCGAATTCAATAGGAACAGCAAAGaaatcaacaccaacagCCTCCTTGACcttatcagcaccagcaatagCCTTTCCATCAAGATAAACAAACGAGGGTTCCACAACATTGGATTCGCCTTTAGCACCTCTCAAAACAGCCTCAGCAAATCTGAAACCAGCATAGGCCATGGACAGGGTAGCAGAACCGGCACCATCCTTGGCTTGGACAACTTCGTCACCTCCAAACTGAATACGTTTAATGAGCTTCTCAACGTCAGCAGCTGGAACATTTACAGCAGGACTAGCCTTGGAGAGGAGAGGAACAATGGTGTCACCAGAGTGACCTCCAACAACAGGAATGTTCAATTTGCTGGGGTTCTTATTGGAACTGTCAGAATTAACTTCAGCAGTGAAGGTTTGAGCACGGACAGAGTCCAAAGTAGTGACACCCAAAACCTTTCTGGGATCGAAAACATTatgcttcttcaacactTCGGCAGCAATGGGAACGGTCGAGTTGACAGGGTTGGAGATAATAAGGACAAAAGCCTTAGGAGCGTACTTGGCGACACCCTCAATGATGTCACGCACAATGCCAGCGTTAATTTTGAAAAGGTCATCTCTGGTCATACCAGGCTTACGAGGGATACCGGCAGGAATGACTACAATGTCAGCTCCAGTTAAAGCACCCTTGAGACCATCATCCTTGGGAAGAAATCCCTTAACAGGACCAGCAGTAGAGATGTGAGAAAGATCAGTAGCGACACCAGGTGAGTTCACAACATCGTAAAGAGCTAACTCGTCAACATAAGGAGACAATTTAAGAAGAAGGGATAGAGGTTGTCCAATGCCACCGGAAGcgccagcaacaacagctttgaccatttttgttttctttagtTTATCTGAGCTAAAAAGGAAAGGAGGTTAGTATAATGAAAATGCTATTTGCTTTTTAAAGGGTCAAGGAGGAGTATGAATAATCAGAATACGAGACGAAAATATGAATGATTTGTACAAAAGCAATGACAGCAGTTATCGTGGTTTAAATACCCCGGATGCATTTCAGTATTGCGAGACCGATCATATGCGGTAGTTGTACTGGGAGTTTTTAATGTTGCCGAGCACTGGGTAAGTAGCCGAAACCGACGGTCTGTCGGGGATTGTGGGCAAGGAAGATCGAGGCCTGCAGGTTACTATGGACGATAACCCTTGACCCTCACAATCGCGTCAGTCAGACGCAAATCTGATGTTGGGAGGAAGGGAGTGAGGTATCGGGAGCAAAGAGAATGGGCACACCGAAAACACGCAGTGAGTGTCATACTGGCAGCCAGCATCCCTGACATAGCAGACAAGCTACTGGGAAGGCATATCTTGTCAAGCCAATAAAGACTGTGCCTTAGTAACACAATCGGACTGCTATTAACCTACCAAATGTAAATCTGTTTGAACGTTGATTACAGACTGTACTATTCAATCCAATCTGTCAGTACCATTCAACGCTTTAAAACTAAATCAGTTTGGTGTAAAATCAACCCAACAAACAGCTTCATTGTTATGTACATCAACAGCACCCATTCCTTCAATCTCGGTCATTTGATTTCACAACATCCTTTGGTACCAGCACCATTTCATTTGAAACATTTTAATCTTGGGTATCTGTAGCTAAGTAGTTGACTAGTCAGCCAATTGAATAGGTTTCACCGATTTTTCTTTATCTGCGAAACATCCTCAACAATGCACCATACTCAACACCATTAAGTAATACCACCCTCAAAAAAAGTCTATAAATCGCCAATTTCCTCTGATTATTGTATTCAACTCCATCACTACCCAAGCTTCAACTTACAAATATCAATTGATATAATTTCACTAACAATTGTAAGTAGTATATACAACGTCAGGATAGTGAGATTGTCAACAGCAAACCctacatatatatataaatatcgaTAAGCAGTTAATATTGACCCTGTTTTAGGACTATCATTTTACCCGACTATCGCCGCACGTTTCTTCGTCCCCTCCCCCGAATTGCTAATTCTTTGAGCCCAATTTCCGCCCATCCAAATAAGAACGGAAATACGAAAACCATGCAGCGGTCAAAATACGTTAGTCCGAGCTAGAGCTTTTATTGAGAGGCGAGAGTCCGACCGACCGAGTCGCTAGCTTTTGCTGTAGACCAAGGATAAATAATCGCATGTCGCACACTAGCTGCAATCTGCTATGTGAGATGATGTGATAAGGCCAACTAAACTTCTAGGTGGTTGTTCGCTGACTCACTGAAGCTTGCAGCTATCAGATGGGGTCATTTGGGTGTTTTTCGTGCACACAAGAAACTCGACCTGACTTACCGTGGCAGTCACAATTGCGCAATTTAACGCCACTGTCGGTAATTGAAATACGTGTAATATCTTGACGTGAATTTATCGTAACTTATCGTCGGTTTGTTATCGTACCCTTGTGTGGAGTTTAATATATTCATTTCTCAGGCACCCCACTTCCCCACTCTCCGCGTTGCGTTCTAATTCCTACCCCTCcttgtatatatacttgCCGATCGCCCCCGCTGTCGCTCTGCTCTTGGCCGACTCCGCCTCAAAACGGTTGAGCTTCTCCGAGCGTACCTTAGCTTGACAGAACGTGATCTCCGAATGATCCCGACAATTTAGAGTTATCGCCGTGTTATTCCGACTAGTCTGGTGGATAGACCTAGTGTTTTCCTGGGGTTAAACAACGGTCGGTAATAGTTTCGTCTTCTCAAGCTTTGGTTTGTTAAATAGCTCGTTAGTgagatttttatttctcaATTGACAGTATTTAAGTAAGCTCAAGTCGAAATGGAGTACAAGTGTCAGTAGTCAACTTGACATGAGAGTAAGCTGTAAACGGGACAGCCGTCTTTGATACAAATTACAAATTGAAACCACTTTTATTCCCGGATTCCGACAGCAGGTTGACAATCTCTGCTGTTCACGGGACCATTTTACAAAATCTCTCCGTTCGGTCCACCGTTTGCAGTTCTGCTATACATGATGAGGATTTCCATAGAACTTTTGATTATATAATTGTAGAAGTCGGACTGCGACCAATACCAGACTGCCGATTTTTCCGGGGAACTGCACTGCCATGTTCCCCAGCATGCACTGATTTTCCAGGGTGCTCCGTTGCCGATCCAGCAACAGTTTTTCCGGGGTACTCCGTTCTAGCCAAAACTCAGAGCAATCTCaaagtatatataaatgatgGTATCTTTCTGTTtgataaattatttttccCCTTTATCAATaaaacaaccacaacaaacTTAGTACTGCTTGAACTATCGAGAATTTCCTTGAAAAATCTTTTCCTTCTTAAACATGGCTcatttcaacaacaacatccaTATGACACATTTGGGCGAGTTTTCCAATAAGCCGTCCAAGGTTTGGTCGACCCTTAAAAGAGTTTTCGAGCCTTCTCACCATGAACCAAGTCGTTGGGATGCTCCAAACTATAAACAATTCCATGACAACGGTGCGGGTAGATACCGTCTACTGTAGAGAGGATTATATACGAAGGAACTTGTTCACACTAAAGCTACCGTTCTGTGTCctctattatttattattattttattgtattatttaattatttatacttgATTATAATGGTTGAataaaatttttattttgttataCAATTGATATGGGAGCCCCAAATACCCAGCGTAAGAAAAATACCGTCACAAGGAAGATTAAGGAAAAACCACTCTTGAATGAAACTTTGAGAGCTCTAAATACTTCAGTCATCGGGGATAAATAATACATTTTTAAACTAATGCACACCTGACATCCCTGACTTCCCTCTTTTCAGATGCAGGGTCCGTCCCTGCAGGTTGAAATTCAAACTCACGTTCACAACCCGAAAATGAATATCGGCACCGGCTTTGTTATTAATAATGATATGAATCTAAGTAAAAGTAGCAGTCCTATTTTCATCCTTACTATACTGAGATTTTTCGGATCCTATCTCGGTAGTCATATTTTACAGCCGTACAACGGTTTATTTAATGTTTAATGTGAAGCTCTGAGATCTAACATAGGCCTATCCAACCAGACATGTCCGAATTCTTGAAAGGAAAAGTTTCGCCTTGGAAACAAGCATATCACAGATGGAGATCAGCTAAAAATGTTCCTTTTCGCAATAAATTTTTCATTGGGTACGACTTAGATGGTAATACCTTTTGGGAGTTTAAAAATTATAATGATCCATATAGGATGAGACGAATTGTTGAATATAGGATACCAAATTTGAATTACGTTGACTATAAAGCACCTCGTATGTATTAAGATGGTTGGGTGGTAGTTTTTATCTAGACGCACGTAACTAACAATTTAGCCCAATGGATTCAATGGCTGAGACACACAAGACCGCATCCACCAACTTTGGCCGAGCTATATGCTGATAGAGTTAGGCAGGCACAACTCAAGGGACTAATTGAACAAGCAGACGCCCGGTGGAAAGAGGTTCCATTGAAGTCTGGAAATTTTGAGCCTAAACTTATTCAAGACCCTACGTCGCACCACGAGACAGAGATAGTCCAAAATAAGCCTGATCTAAATTCGGCTCCTTCTAAAAAGTTAGACCCATTTGTTCGCTCAGATTCTTCAGATGAAAGGTTGGCCAATTCAAAGCCTATAAAAATTCAACACAGGGGTTGAGTGGTCAATTTGTCATGTAAATACCGTAATATAGTTATTTATAAGTTCTTGCATTATCATATCATACATTATTATGTTCGGAAGCGGTCGTGGATATTTCTGTTCTCTTCAGAGAATCAGCAAgctgaaaaaaatcagGGTCCAAAGAGTTACTATTTGAAGGATTTGGAACATTCCCCAATTTGCTATCTACGAGTGATATTAATCGATCACCAAACTGCTGTAAAATTTCTTGCATATCTGGCAAAGTATTATCCTTGATAGACGCCaacgaggaagaagatacTGATGTCGAGAGAGACATGGTAGACGAGCGGCTCCTTGGTAGTGCTTTATTTGGGCCAGAACCTGTCGTGCTTCTGTCAGATGACGGATCAATCAATGTTAGAGTGTCTTTCAATTCTTGGCATAAAAGCCGTAACTGTGACTTGTTCTGTTTTTCATAATTGATAACATCTCGTGTATACCTACTCCGAAAAGAAGATAAAGTCTTCCTTAAATCTTGAATAGATTCATCTGGTACAGCAGACTTCTCTATAGGAATCGAAGGTTTCTCCTTCTTCGGAGCAAGCATGGGAACAGACTTGGAAGACGACAGTGTTCGCCGGCCAGGACCCAGATTGGTTGATACTCTAGGTACCATGCTCTGTCTGAGTCTGCTGCCAATTGCTTCTCGCTGTTTTATTGGAGGAAATACATTCTGTTTCGTTGGAGGGAAAGAGTTCCCATATCTGGCACCTGATCTTATTGGAGAGCCAGCCGAATTTGAATCACTAGTTGTATTGGACAAGTTTTGGGTTACCGAAGATCCTGTCATCCTTGAGGCTGATAGTGTCTTTGTTGGTGTTTTAGCTGGTAGGATAGCAGTTGATGAGCCTGATGACTGGTTGCTTATTGGACTAGGATTTCGTGCAGATAAAGATGAAACAATGGATTTTCTGCCTGGTGAAGGGCTCTTGGTCGCTCTCATTATCTGGTGGTTAGGTATAAACTTGGATAATTCAGCTTTAGAGAGAATTTTCCGAGTCGGAGATACTCTATTTGGCGACCCAGGAGTAGGtaatgatgttgttgagcttgtATGGGCATCAACGGTGATATCCCATAAAAATATTGTACCATCATTCCCACTACTAGCTAGCATGGTAGCCCCATCCCCTGTATATACCCACGTAAGACCAGATATCCCTTCAGAGTGTCCCCAACCTGAGCCAATGACGGTGCCTGTTGGATGTTCGTAGAGTCGTACACTTTTATCACTTCCCATACCGGCCAGATATATTTTATCACTCAGAAAGCCTAAACTGATCGTTCCAAGATTAACAGCATCAACGTTGCCACCACTAGCACTTATTCCATAATATCCATTATCACCTGTTTTGTATGAGCATACCAAATCACCCGCTGAAACCCTATAGACCCAGCATTGCTTGTCGCTCGAGATAATTAGTTTATCAGATCGACAATCTAGGCACATATCGAGGGGTGTGGACTTCAGTGAAATTATGCGCTCACTAATAAATCCGACCACCTGATTGTTTTCAGGATCAAGCACCATTTTATGAATGTTTACTGTTCTATCAGCAGCACATGAGACTATTCTACTACCGTCAGGTGTAAGTCGTGTTGCTATAATATTTCCTTTATGGGCCTCAAGTGTTTGGTGAAGAGTCCAAAGGGTACAGTCTTCAGCGGAGCCCAAAAACACCTGAATGGTACGGTCTCGGCTAGAACTAACAAAAATTTTTCTTCCGTCTTTAAGCTTTCTATAGTCAAG
This window harbors:
- the MDH1 gene encoding malate dehydrogenase MDH1 (Mitochondrial malate dehydrogenase; catalyzes interconversion of malate and oxaloacetate; involved in the tricarboxylic acid (TCA) cycle; phosphorylated; GO_component: GO:0005759 - mitochondrial matrix [Evidence IEA]; GO_component: GO:0005759 - mitochondrial matrix [Evidence IDA] [PMID 9774331]; GO_component: GO:0005739 - mitochondrion [Evidence IEA]; GO_component: GO:0005739 - mitochondrion [Evidence IMP] [PMID 10777592]; GO_component: GO:0005739 - mitochondrion [Evidence IDA] [PMID 11502169]; GO_component: GO:0005739 - mitochondrion [Evidence IDA] [PMID 16823961]; GO_component: GO:0005739 - mitochondrion [Evidence IPI] [PMID 16962558]; GO_function: GO:0030060 - L-malate dehydrogenase activity [Evidence IEA,IEA]; GO_function: GO:0030060 - L-malate dehydrogenase activity [Evidence IMP] [PMID 10777592]; GO_function: GO:0030060 - L-malate dehydrogenase activity [Evidence IDA] [PMID 1898005]; GO_function: GO:0003824 - catalytic activity [Evidence IEA]; GO_function: GO:0003729 - mRNA binding [Evidence IDA] [PMID 21124907]; GO_function: GO:0016615 - malate dehydrogenase activity [Evidence IEA]; GO_function: GO:0016491 - oxidoreductase activity [Evidence IEA,IEA]; GO_function: GO:0016616 - oxidoreductase activity, acting on the CH-OH group of donors, NAD or NADP as acceptor [Evidence IEA]; GO_process: GO:0009060 - aerobic respiration [Evidence IMP] [PMID 3312168]; GO_process: GO:0005975 - carbohydrate metabolic process [Evidence IEA]; GO_process: GO:0044262 - cellular carbohydrate metabolic process [Evidence IEA]; GO_process: GO:0001300 - chronological cell aging [Evidence IMP] [PMID 18381895]; GO_process: GO:0006108 - malate metabolic process [Evidence IEA]; GO_process: GO:0055114 - oxidation-reduction process [Evidence IEA,IEA]; GO_process: GO:0001302 - replicative cell aging [Evidence IMP] [PMID 18381895]; GO_process: GO:0006099 - tricarboxylic acid cycle [Evidence IEA]; GO_process: GO:0006099 - tricarboxylic acid cycle [Evidence IMP] [PMID 3312168]); the encoded protein is MVKAVVAGASGGIGQPLSLLLKLSPYVDELALYDVVNSPGVATDLSHISTAGPVKGFLPKDDGLKGALTGADIVVIPAGIPRKPGMTRDDLFKINAGIVRDIIEGVAKYAPKAFVLIISNPVNSTVPIAAEVLKKHNVFDPRKVLGVTTLDSVRAQTFTAEVNSDSSNKNPSKLNIPVVGGHSGDTIVPLLSKASPAVNVPAADVEKLIKRIQFGGDEVVQAKDGAGSATLSMAYAGFRFAEAVLRGAKGESNVVEPSFVYLDGKAIAGADKVKEAVGVDFFAVPIEFGPSGATKVVDVLSGISDSEKKLLSVAVEGLSGNISKGVDFIVNSASK
- the TOS3 gene encoding serine/threonine protein kinase TOS3; the protein is MHRTGRLPSKLSIETKLGDDDYAAPSNSGNSESSNSNSASVTSDNAITSNSGTTNKPSGPTVFVQSNSSSTHIILNEPSFLGRMSQSDYDSGRSGSSSASGSGTGSGTANDSDSENYPPLSGVPQERDIHRPSALAPLVRPALLRFHSSPASSTLSPTRHQFRLPNQMPREIKETLNASYREDETGSSINQYTVNEVIGNGSFGSVRLAIDKNTNTRYAIKEYSKQRLKKLNRTELMQLRRKGMRGRPPPRTATPQQPSSSSDSFDPSNPINLIRHEVAIMKKLDHLNIVNLVEVLDDPHGDLLYIILEYCEKGVIMPVNKEEHPSGHYSEEQCRLYFRDMILGVEYLHSQGIIHRDIKADNVLVSEDDVVKIVDFGVSEMFEKGNDVIKKTAGSPAYMAPELIYLNGVGEPSQVNRIIYGRAADIWSMGVLLYYMRFGFLPFQADTVTDLYYEILTTSPRFDDDDECDEFLKDLLLRLLEKDPLQRIKMDQIRDHPWVTCQGQDLLLSTEENTADCITPVTEEDLLSAFELIEGVMDLDQATAKLRKLHGWRGSLNGSISRESSKSPVSMLSEGSDSGTHSMFKLTRALNEILAKDRATGNCPVTYVSRSSGTSPLLDPYNMATSPTKVELTPSSAPFGNRESNDYFNHQQQPIPKIITTTSDSSIPTRKVESDDCQEQAPDTQPDYNNGDPVNTDFLPLTENLVVESSNESTKKENIETTTEQNSAQMQRRPSRSRTRQFLGLEMTSIRSRSLDTDDRL